TCCTAAATCACACTTTGGTGTGTAAATCCAGACAAGATCCTGCCTATGCAGCCTACTGTCACCCAGATATACACAGACAGAATAAATGAATGTTAATGGCAGTCATACATATGCATTCTGGGGGAGAACAGACCTCTCCCAATCGTCTCTCTTTTATTCCTGTCGATCTTTTGGCTGCTGTGCTCTGGCAAGCGTCACAATATGCTTCTCTCTAGCCACACCTACTGGCCGCCGGCGGAAGTGCTTCAATAAATTTTACTCTCCATATTGCATTATAGCTCCATATCAGCTTTACAGTGTTTACGACTGTATTGCCAAAATATATGAGGAAAACAGCAGTCTCCTGACTATCATTAACAAACATTCCTCTCACACAACACTTCTTCACAACCTTGGGTATCTCATATCCTTGGGAAAACATTGCAAAAACCTCAGCAACAGACACAGTGTCTCACACAGCAAAACAAATGAAGAATCCTGATTGGATTTCCTGGAGTTGTCAGCGTCTGGCCACTAAACAGTTTAGAGCTTCCAACAAAGCGAGAGAGGGGGGATCAGATACTGAAGCAAATTTGGTTTAATTAGTTTTAATGCTCGACAGCCTCTGTTTATTTCGTTATGCTCTAGGTGCATGCTGTTAACCAGAGGTTGCAGACACACAAAGTAATCCCTGAGCAACATCCTGGCTTCACGTTGCAACATTTGCATAGAGATCCAGCATCTGTGTGTGACATCACAATTTAACAGCCTAATACAGTAGCACACAAGAATACACCCTGAGATATTTAAAAGTCAGTGATTTAAGGCCCTAATATCCATCATGCCAAGCAACACTTTTAAGCTGTGGGTGTCCAGTCAGTAAAGGTCACAACCATAATGTCAGGATGTCACACTGGGATTGTTTAATGGCTTGGTGATGCTATTTAACGTaatctctcccttcccttcctggtGAAAGTATGTGTTTTCTTCCTCTACTTGTACCCAAATGCTTAGGAGCAGAGGGAATCCAACCATGCAACTGCTTTTATTCCCATCTCCAATAGGGATAGGGAACTAGCTCCCCACACATTGGAAGGTCATCCCTTCCCTCCACATAATGGGCAGTGGAGAGCGTTCCTGATGTCACCATGCTGCCTGGTGTTGGAGATACAGGCAGTATTGATCAGAACTCCAGGCTCATAAGTGGCAGGTTAAATGCCACACGTGAGAGGCACACAAGGGACATATGTGCTTCCCATGATTATTTCAGCTGACAAGAAAGGTCCCCAACATAGTTAATAGCTGTGCTCTCTCTTTCACCGCGTGGGGGGATGGGGTTGCTAGTATTTCTTttcatcaggggttctcagacttttgtaccggtgacccctttcacacagcaagcctctgattgcgaccccccccttatgcattaaaaacacttctttatatatttaacatcattataaatgctggaggcaaagcagggtttggagtggagggtGACATTtcgcgacccccccatgtaataaccttgcaaccccctgaggggtcccgacccccagtttgagaacacctgtTTTACATCTCTGCCAAGCAGATCTGTGGACTCCAAGCTGTTGCTTCAATAGCTTCAATGGAGTCTGAACTCAGTAAAACAAGAGCTAGTGATTCCTGAACCATATCCCTGTGGCTGATTTCTGAACCACAGTCACCTGCTAGGTATTTCTGTTGCTTGTCCCTActgtgccccctccaccccccatttagggatctggggcataaacctgtctggggatttggtcctgctttgagcaagcagttagactagatgacctcgaggccccttccaaccctgatattctaactAGAGGGAAGGCAGCATAGGGTTCAAATCTTTCATCTTGCCATTTCCTACCCCACCAACCCTCTCTAATTTCTTCCCCATTTCCACCAAGCACCTCTCGTCTGTACGGGCACAACTGCTTTCTCATAGAAGCATCCTAATTCCACCCATTACTGAGACCACCCTCAGCAGCATTTCATAGCGAAGCTGGGGAAGAGAGACAACAAAAGTGAAAGGTCTTTTGAGGTTTGTTGCTTCCTATCCAAAATAGTTGGTTAGGTTTGCATGGTTTTGTCATAAATGTTTCCTGCCTCCTGGAGTTAAGAGCATCAGCCACAGAGAAAACCCTTTATGTAATTAATAACAAGTCTTGGGCTAAGCTTCTTTTCATTCACAAAATAAGGTGATGTCAAGGTTATAATTCACATTTCTGCAAAGCCTTGTTCTGTTTGCTTGCAGATTCCTGCCCTCTCCACCACtcaaaagaagagaagaaagaagacTCTCCTCCTATCATTCAAATTCTATTTCTTAATTTATTAAAAGGCCCTAACACCTTTAAAAATGCTATGTAAAGACATTAACAATAACATGCCTTCACGCATTCTTAGAGTTTTATTAGCACCAACATATGGAATTCCAGGCTGGCCTAGAAAAAACAGTGGTAAAGAAAGCATCAGGGGATGCTAATCTCAAATCTAAAGCTTTGCCACTAcccctctactccaatataacgccacccgattgaacacaaattcagatataatgcggtaaagcagcgcttggggggctggggggagggggagagctgcaTACTcaggcggatcaaatcaagttcgatataacgtggtttcacctataacacggtaagattttttggctcccaaggaaagCGTTAttgagatagaggtgtattaAATCTTTCCAAAGGGTTAAGGCAGCAAACAAAGGACACTTCTTTCCTACCAAGCCCCAGTCTAGGTTTCCAGTGACATTCCCTTCACTTTGCTAACAAACTAGTCTATGCTCATGTGAGGGAAAGCACCCTTGGCTTTCTCCTACCACCACAGCACTAGGGAAATAACTTCCTAAGGTATAACCCAAAACAGTGTATTGCCAAAATTTTGGAAGGATTGGCAGTATTTGTttgcaggtgtgtggggggggcatgaggagaagaggaagaggattctGTTCATTCTTGGAGCCAGTTTTGTGCTTTAGCTGTAACAATCAGACACAGACAAGGAGATGCATTAAGCCAGCAGCactctttcaaaaatatttattagcTTATTAAAGTGacctgttgttgctgctgctgctgccgccagatCAAGTTGATAGAAAACCCACACTGCAGGAATCCAGCCCCTTTAACACTGTTTCTAGCTGAAatgtcactttctctctctctctctcacacacacacacacacacttcttttacAAAAATAAGGACAGTAGCGAACCTCTCGGCGAGCTGAATAATCAAGAGTATTTCATATTTGAATATTCTATTTGCATATTCAAACCTTGCAGCCCACAAAATATCCTTTTGAACACTCTGGGACGGGACAAGAACACGCAGCCACACTAGATAAGGCTCATTGGCTAGATGCTTCTGATAAGAGGTTAGCAGAGACATGGAGATGATTAGATTCCACAGTTAACACCTGCTAAGATGGAAGTAGTTCAGATGTCTCTCAGTGCTATTATTTAATTGGTTTCTCTACATACTCAACAGTACAACTGTGCCCCGGACATCATCTTCACAACCAGAAGGGCCACAagagtttcctttttttaaaaaaccccaaagaacAGATTTTTGAGAAAACAGAAGGAGACCCTGAATCCTCAGAAGATACAGATTTTCCACACCTGTCCCTGGATGGAACCAAACCTTTAATAACTGTCCCCCATCCCGCTCTCAATGATCAGACCTGGGAGACCAGCTTCTCACTCAGAATGAGGAGACTGTACATTTGGTAATATTGAGACACCGCATTTAACTACCCAAACCCAACATTACGTGCAGAAACCAGCAACAAGGGTCACTTGGATCAGCCCTGTGACTGCCACGCATCAGAGAACCTTCCCTGGTCCAAGGCTGCTTTACCTCAACTGTCATGCACATTTTTCATGCCGAGTTATGCACTCTGTACCGGCCCACCCACCAGCTTCCCAAACTGCCCTCTGCTGTGAAGGGGAAGCAGCAGACTCCCTAGTATTGCTGGCCTACATGCGGTATTGAATCATGCCAGAACTCAGGAGTGCCCCTTGGCCACTTACCCCTTAGCTTCGGGTAAAATGCCTCATCATCTACTGTTTCCTTAACCTTTCGCTACTTTCTGCTCATTCCCTGTTCTCAGGCCCTGCCCACAAATGCTTCTCTTGACGCTCTGTTCCAGCTGAGATGTCTGGAGACGATGCAGAGCTAGTGAACTAGACATGAAGATGAGATGTGTTCCAGGAAAACATGGGAGGAAAGTTTTATATGTAAACCGGTTAATGGGTCAGTGCGATTCATTTCCCCCCCCTCTTTTTTGGAGgtctctttttccctttctttggcTCAAACCTCATTATTACTCCTTTTAGCCAATCTACCTCAGAGTCTCAATTCCCTGTGCCCTCTTTATACTGTTCCCTCTTCCCTCAGCGCAGGCAAAGAAAAGGCAGTTCAAGCCAGAGTACGTCACAAAAAAATGTCCCTTCAGGCATGTCCCCTTTTCATTTCTGCTCTGGCTCTTCTGCCACTGTTGTCACCTCAATGGTGGTGGTGTGTTCGTCTGACGCCGTGGCATCCTCAACGGCGCTCGATGGCACCGTCACAATTGTGCTCCCGCTGGGAGCCATTTGTGTTACGTTCTGTATGGTGGTGCCTAGTCCCGGGAGAGTGAGCAGCTGAAAAGGGCTCACCACTTTCACCACAGTGCTACCATCTTGTATGGCTGCCGTGCTGAGGACTGTCAGGTTGGAAGCGTCGGGATGGATCTCAACGGTGTTGGGGAAACTAGAGCCTGAGGAAGCCAGTACAGTATATCCTCCCAATAACGGAGAGGCTGGGGAGCAGGCTGAGGGAGCTTGTGATGTACTTTTCCCAAGCACTGAGGCTGGAAGGGCAGACACCACTTTGCTGAGAGGGAGGTTGGCAAGCTGAGAGACCGGCACTCCTGGGGCCAAGGCAATTTGTGCTGACTGGGTCAGGACTTGAGAGGTGATAGCAGCTGGCCCAGACGTGGCCCTGGTAAGTCTGGGGCGTTTTAAAGGTGCTGGGATGGAGACTGGAGTCAGAGTCATCAGCACGTTGTTGAGATGCTGCGATTTGTGCTTCAGCTCCTTTGCTCGCTTGCGGTGCTCGTCACATTGCTGCTCCAATGCTAAAAACAAGAGACCGTCATGAATGTTAGTATGGGTACTGTCCAACTTCACCTAGCATAAGCTTCCCAGTGGCCATCTTCCTAGTTAACAGCATAGTAACAACTGAAGTACCATAATCAAGGCAATGTAGCTAATTCTGTAGCATCATTCCAAGCTAACTTGATCTAGCATGCATTGGCTTACCAAAATCTACTTTCCTACAAAGAAAAACTCCAGGACAGTATCAGCGATGCTAACAGAAGAACACTGAAATTCCAGTTGGGCATACCTGCTAAATCCCGTGTGTATTGTTCTCTTGAGAGATCCATCTGGCACTTGTGGCTAGCTAGAACTTTCTTTACCAGGTCCAGCATGCCGAAATTCTGGACTATGTTGTTGAGTAAGACAGcatcttaaaacagaaaaataaatactgaTCGTTGAGGAAAGAATCATTCCCCACAGAAAGAATACacctttttttttggtaaaacacAGATATGccaaagcagcagttctcaaactgtgggtcgggaccccaaagtgggttgcaacctaATTTTCATGGGGTCACCAAGGCTGACgtcagacttgctggggcctagggccagggccgaagcctgagcccaaccACCTGCTGGatggcggggctcaggttacaggtcccTGACCTGGGGCTGACACTCTTGGACTTTGGACCTCCCACCCAGGGCGGTGGGGCTCGGGCAGGCTCAGTCTTCAATCCCCCTcttggggttgtgtagtaatttttgctaTCAGAAGAGGGTTGAGTTCCAATGAcatttgagaaccgctgcactaAACTGACATAGCCAAACGTTTTAGGATAATGCAAGAGGTCAGAGCTTAAGAATTCATTAGTATTTATGCGTAAAATACTGAGACAGGAAGGGTGGGGAGAAGCATGAAGGGGTGATTAAGAGACAATAGTCCTTTCTTCCCAAACAGAGATTGATAAGAGAGTTCCTGGGACACATAGTTAGTTGCTATCTGGACAGCAAGCACTGCTGACAGGCTGACCAAAGCATGGTCAGAGGAGATAATTGCTTTCACAGGATACAAACTAGAAGCCTTTTTCTCCCCTCTTTACCAGTGCTGAAAATGCCTTCTCTAGCTCAGTTTATGGGAAGCATAAATCTAGATGAGTTTAGCAAacaattacttttattttcattctgttttctcAGTGCTTGTATTAAACCTTGTGCTTAAGATGACTGTTGTCTGAGTAATTTCACACAGACAtccccaaagaaaagaaaatccgATAATTGAAGGGCAAAGAGTTTCTCAAAGTGACACTGCCTCTCAGTCTCAGACATTCCAAAATATGAAGCAGTCATATTGAATTATTTTTTCTATATTCAGTGACATGTGTGAGTGGGAAGGACAGTCAGTTTCCTTCAACCTCCAACTACATCACATGATGCGTCACCTAACGATGCAGCGCAATGAACTGCAGAAACAGACTCAAATTAGCAGGGCATGTGCACAGATGGCAAAGCCAGTGGGAATCTGTTTGCCAGCTGCTGGAAACAAATTTTTACCACAGACTGCATTGCAGATTCTAAGGAAACTATCCTGCACCACTGACGCACCGTCCATATCGGCCAGTTATTTCCAAACCCTACCCTGCATGGGATGCCAGCAAAATAGCATAATTCATTCTGCTATAGTTAAGACTAGCCTTTTTTTGGAGTTCAACTCTAAGTGCTCAAAAATCTACATGGCTACTTGGATTGCCTTGAAATATGGTCTGCCTCATGGGGCACAGGGTTTcgttagtgatccaaatttgaGGTCATCTGACCAAGCAGGTTTCAAGATACATCTCCCAAAACAACAGTTGAGAGATTCTGGCAACTTTTTTTGGCTCACAGACAAAGCTCAACAAGCGCTCAGACCATTGCATGAGGGTCCCCCAACAGAGTGCATGGCACCCACCAGCCCTTGTGCGCAATCAAATCACACTGCTATTTCAAAAAGCTTTTGCTTCTTATCACAAGCTCCATGTGCTTATTCTTGCTCCTAAGGTATTACACTGAGCATGTGCGGCGTGAGAGGCTAACTATCTGGAAAACTACTTCCACGTCACAGGACCTGGGAGTTCTGAGGGAATGTAACCTGCACTGAATCTGATCTCCATCCCCGGCATTGTGAGTTCAAATCCAATCCAAGGAAGAAATCTGAAGTGAAAAAAGCAGACATGTTGCCCAATCTGCCTCtatcaaagggttttttttattttggggaattGTAATCTGAATATAGCAGAATATTCAGAAGGTACtgcaaatattttctgaaaataaaataaaatacacgtGAATGCAGTGGGAGAGGAGGCTAATTAGGGGTGCAAGAGTAGGTAGGAACAGGAGAAGAGGGGTTTGGTGTGGAGCCAGGGATGGAATAAATGGGAATGGGTGGCAAGGGAGGGAAGAGTGATTGAGGGGCTCAGATAAGGGGTGAGAGGAGGtattggggaagggagaaggaagtGGGTTGGAGAATGTGAGGAGTAGCAGAGAAGATGAGGGTTAGCCCTCAGTTCTCCCATTCAGTATGTGTGCTGGGATCTGCGGGAGTCTTACACCTCTGCAGGGATCTgagcccctttccctgcccctgtgTGTTCTGGGATCTAGGGGACCTTGCTTCTCTTGGGGACTCTGAGCACCTCTCCATAcccctccatgtgagctgggatctgggctgggaggaCTGAAGGTAACCATGTAAACATCTGAAGTCCATAGGATGAATAGCTAAAATACATAACATGCCTGGGGAGGGAGCCCAGTTTGAAGGACGGGCGAACTGGATGGACATGGCTAGGGAAGCCTGGCTGAAGCAGAGTCAGAAATCTCAGCTGGAGGTGTGTAGTGGGAGTGGGTCCAGCTCAGTGTATAACCAAGGGAGCATATGGCCCTCTAGTAAGTTGCTGCCCGTGATGTGTACACAGCAGCACAATGCAGGAGATGGCAAGGAGCCGCTTCTTACATGTTAATGGCTTCTACATTGCCAACTAATGGCTTAATGGGATGGTGCACTGGAAGtgttggtggggaggaggggactaTGTTTTGCAGGGAATAGTGAGGCAAGgattagagaaagagagagacaccagTCTCctctcacatacttaaagttattGTAACCCCTacgcaaccttaactctgcccccccgGAGCTGGCATAAGCCACCGGGCATTATCTGCATGCACTCCAGCTGCAGTCACTGCGTCAGGTGTAGTTGTATTGAATAGTGGAGGAAGAGTTGGAGCAGCTTGGAAGAGCTGTGATTGTGATGTGAGGAGATCTGGGTCTGAGTTCCCCGGTGCCGATTATCAAAGGAAAGACGTGCACGTGTCACTTTCAGTGCAGAATCGTCTCAGGTGTCAGCAGCAAGGGGGGATCTGAGAGCAGTCTACGGATCTAATGATGggagaggggaaatacaggtttAGGTGGCATACTGCACGCAGATGTTAAGGGTTGTAAAAGGGTCTGAAGTGGCTGTCAGATCAGATAAAATGTGGTACTCTGTAGGGAGAAGAGTCTCAGTATTTCAGCGCAGGTAGTGCTTGTCCACTACAGTAACAAGGCAGAGTGTGAGTGTGTtatgggtgctgtggggcagtgctcaaggagggcagagttaaggctgtgtgGGCCTTTACCTgaactgtatttcctggttttcagaagacTGAGTTTTGTTGAACTCGACGTTCTGGGAGGGCATGAGCTATCAtctggcaaccttaactctgtgttcACAAAGGTTTTTTgccatttaataataataatcaagacACAGATGTTCCTTATTAGCTCCTGCAATTAGGCACTTACCACTGAGCTGTAAGGGAGGATCCTGGACCCGCTGCTGTAAGCCTTTCATGGTCTCCACAAGCTCCTGGTGAAACTCTTCGATCACTTCTTCCAGCAGCCCTGCATCCTTCAGACCTCGCCAGAATGCAAACGTGTCATCTAGGGGAGCAGCAAGCACAAGAGAACCTCAGACTACCAGGAAAAGGCTGTGGGGGGGCTGAATGACTGATACATCACCATGCCTTACTGTGAGGTAAAAGGGGTGTGCACATCCAGCAATCCCATCGAAAGGCAGGAGCTCACTCTAGACTTTGCTCTGGTGGGGTTTGAAGCAGGAGACATTCTATCTATAGGCAGGTGGGGATGGGGCAAAACCCCGTACGAACAGGCACCCCGAGGCAATGGGGGAAAAGCCAAGTCAATTGTGTAGCTTTAAAGGAAGAACATACTTTCCCTTTACAGTCCCCCCCATTCTCCATATCACACAGGACTGATCCTGCCCAAAGGGCAGAGAAGCTGCAGAAGAACCATGTGAGTCACTTTGAACCCTGAGCCAGGACTGAGGCAGAGCTCCTTCTAGGAGTTTGGCTCACTTCTCTTCCACAACTCAGCACAGGCAACTGGATGCTGCACCACAAATTCCTATCCCATTTGGGTGTCATGTGTTATCCTCCATGATCCTTCGTAATTCTGCTGAGTCAGAGACCCATGGGAGAAATCTCAGAACTCACATCCAGGTTTCTTTGAGGGCAGTGGCCAGAATTTGACCCATGCGTGGGTATTCTGACACTTGGAAGCAATTTCATGCCAAGACGACgttgtggccacactgcaaacACAAGGGACTTAGTTCTACACTACTATAATCTAAAGCTATGGCAAATAAATACCATGAAGATCAGGCAGC
This portion of the Gopherus evgoodei ecotype Sinaloan lineage chromosome 14, rGopEvg1_v1.p, whole genome shotgun sequence genome encodes:
- the GMEB2 gene encoding glucocorticoid modulatory element-binding protein 2 isoform X1; its protein translation is MATPDVSVHMEEVVVVTTPDNVVDGSGVEEVKTVLVTTNLSQHGGDLNEDTLETENAAAAAAAAFTASTHLKEAVLVKMAEEEDSLEAEIVYPITCGDSKANLIWRKFVCPGINVKCVQYDDHLISPKEFVHLAGKSTLKDWKRAIRMNGIMLRKIMDSGELDFYQHTKVCSNTCRSTKIDLTGARVSLTSQTSTEYIPLTPASADVNGSPATITIETCEEASDWTTSIGDDTFAFWRGLKDAGLLEEVIEEFHQELVETMKGLQQRVQDPPLQLSDAVLLNNIVQNFGMLDLVKKVLASHKCQMDLSREQYTRDLAALEQQCDEHRKRAKELKHKSQHLNNVLMTLTPVSIPAPLKRPRLTRATSGPAAITSQVLTQSAQIALAPGVPVSQLANLPLSKVVSALPASVLGKSTSQAPSACSPASPLLGGYTVLASSGSSFPNTVEIHPDASNLTVLSTAAIQDGSTVVKVVSPFQLLTLPGLGTTIQNVTQMAPSGSTIVTVPSSAVEDATASDEHTTTIEVTTVAEEPEQK
- the GMEB2 gene encoding glucocorticoid modulatory element-binding protein 2 isoform X2; translation: MAEEEDSLEAEIVYPITCGDSKANLIWRKFVCPGINVKCVQYDDHLISPKEFVHLAGKSTLKDWKRAIRMNGIMLRKIMDSGELDFYQHTKVCSNTCRSTKIDLTGARVSLTSQTSTEYIPLTPASADVNGSPATITIETCEEASDWTTSIGDDTFAFWRGLKDAGLLEEVIEEFHQELVETMKGLQQRVQDPPLQLSDAVLLNNIVQNFGMLDLVKKVLASHKCQMDLSREQYTRDLAALEQQCDEHRKRAKELKHKSQHLNNVLMTLTPVSIPAPLKRPRLTRATSGPAAITSQVLTQSAQIALAPGVPVSQLANLPLSKVVSALPASVLGKSTSQAPSACSPASPLLGGYTVLASSGSSFPNTVEIHPDASNLTVLSTAAIQDGSTVVKVVSPFQLLTLPGLGTTIQNVTQMAPSGSTIVTVPSSAVEDATASDEHTTTIEVTTVAEEPEQK